One segment of Babylonia areolata isolate BAREFJ2019XMU chromosome 24, ASM4173473v1, whole genome shotgun sequence DNA contains the following:
- the LOC143298532 gene encoding uncharacterized protein LOC143298532, whose protein sequence is MDGDMAGLALLRARQETLLGQNQQLSRLLALTQGQQALTDTMLSHARQELNVAMDMVSNATWELAGMKQELSKVQQHVSDMQRELAAVQGCCNADNTSSADSGKTMAAMTETNRELLETKDKLAVVMGDLTKVQRELGDVRRCCGTKDTFTTDTTFQKGPQTSYSPPEDKTSSSHESTSSMWNEMTSAEPASFVTKQNFAQITQELTSFQSQADKSWQDLSEHINVVEMSLKQYKGKECCQVKGK, encoded by the coding sequence ATGGATGGAGACATGGCCGGCCTGGCACTGCTGAGAGCCCGGCAGGAGACGCTGTTGGGGCAGAACCAGCAGCTGTCCCGACTGCTGGCCCTGACCCAGGGACAGCAGGCCCTCACAGACACCATGCTCTCCCACGCGCGACAAGAGCTCAACGTTGCCATGGACATGGTGTCCAATGCCACATGGGAACTGGCTGGGATGAAGCAAGAACTGAGCAAGGTTCAACAGCACGTCAGTGACATGCAGCGAGAGCTGGCTGCTGTGCAGGGCTGTTGCAATGCCGACAACACAAGTTCTGCAGACAGTGGGAAAACCATGGCAGCGATGACAGAGACAAATCGGGAATTACTGGAGACCAAAGACAAACTCGCTGTTGTCATGGGAGACCTGACCAAAGTACAAAGAGAACTTGGCGATGTGAGAAGATGTTGTGGAACAAAAGACACATTCACGACAGACACCACATTCCAGAAGGGACCCCAGACCTCCTACTCCCCTcctgaagacaagacaagcagtTCCCATGAATCAACGAGCAGCATGTGGAATGAGATGACCAGTGCTGAGCCTGCATCTTTTGTCACcaaacagaattttgcccaaATCACACAGGAGCTAACCAGCTTCCAAAGCCAGGCTGATAAAAGCTGGCAGGACCTCAGTGAACACATCAATGTGGTGGAGATGTCACTGAAGCAGTATAAGGGTAAGGAATGTTGTCAAGTTAAAGGAAAATGA
- the LOC143298534 gene encoding uncharacterized protein LOC143298534, giving the protein MQFIVFHISPDETSKTVAFHAQASQQQYSDKDHILFDEEVFLNDGNAFNKYSGEFVVPVSGTYVLLASTSASRMQGATCDADLVVDGRAVARMLGRYSDGDTQVTGHAVLHLHQGQRVWVRSIGATAIDIRSLFSGFLLKADL; this is encoded by the coding sequence ATGCAGTTCATTGTATTTCATATTTCACCAGATGAAACCAGCAAAACAGTTGCCTTCCACGCACAGGCgtctcagcagcagtacagcgaCAAGGACCACATCCTGTTCGACGAAGAGGTTTTCCTCAACGACGGCAACGCTTTCAACAAGTACTCTGGAGAGTTTGTCGTCCCGGTCAGTGGCACCTATGTCCTCCTGGCCTCCACCAGTGCCAGCAGAATGCAGGGAGCCACCTGCGATGCCGACCTGGTGGTGGATGGCCGCGCCGTGGCCAGAATGCTGGGAAGGTACAGTGATGGCGACACGCAGGTCACAGGTCACGCTGTGTTGCATCTTCACCAGGGTCAGAGAGTGTGGGTGAGGAGTATCGGTGCCACTGCCATTGACATCCGCTCTCTGTTCAGCGGCTTTCTGCTGAAAGCTGACTTGTAG
- the LOC143298531 gene encoding asparaginyl-tRNA synthetase-like isoform X2 encodes MAAPVGRLLCVSMCRSGAVHGRLQLHRRYSKQANLNISSLLKDKKMCGSTISVTVGLFLSLSHPPTVGWVKSVRQQKNNVFLHISDGSGPQPLQVITSPDSLPGEVTFASCVEVNGELKESPAKGQTVELVADSIVVHGPCDTEKFPFGARHKHSADYCRGFLHLRPKTDSFASLLRLRSAAATAFHSYFQENGYLFVHTPILTSNDCEGGGEVFAVEPAYSEDTSSSDSEDTSSSNMEDAGRSGQSFPSSSDEDSKKTHFFSHPAFLTVSGQLHLEAVASVSRVYNFGPTFRAENSRGRHHLSEFYMVEAEIAFLPSLDHLLQIMEDMVRSTCQGLLEGSSSELDFYFQRQGTPQHKESLEKMIQTSFARLTYTEAVEELGKNKHRFQHKVQWGDDLKKEHEKFLTQQMGDVPVFITDFPAALKPFYAKANPDGQTVGAVDLLVPGVGELIGGSLREDNSERLAARLQPLGMGEQYRWYTELRQFGSSPHGGFGLGFERYLQFVLGTPNIKDTIPFPRWSRHCQL; translated from the exons ATGGCTGCGCCCGTGGGAAGGTtattgtgtgtcagtatgtgtcggTCCGGTGCTGTACATGGAAGGCTACAGCTTCACAGACGGTACAGCAAGCAGGCTAACTTGAACATTTCGTCACTACTGAAAGACAAGAAAATGTGTGGATCAACCATATCTGTCACCgtgggtctctttctctctctgtcacaccctcccacagtg GGCTGGGTGAAAAGTGTTCGTCAGCAGAAGAACAACGTCTTCCTGCACATCAGTGATGGCAGTGGTCCTCAGCCTCTTCAGGTCATCACCTCACCAGACAGTCT TCCTGGAGAGGTGACGTTTGCCAGCTGTGTTGAAGTGAACGGTGAGCTGAAGGAGAGTCCAGCCAAGGGGCAGACAGTGGAACTGGTGGCTGACTCCATTGTTGTTCATGGACCCTGTGACACAGAG AAGTTCCCGTTTGGAGCCCGACACAAACATTCTGCGGATTACTGTCGTGGTTTCCTTCACCTCCGCCCCAAGACAGATTCCTTTGCCTCCCTGTTGAGGCTTCGCAGTGCTGCTGCCACTGCCTTTCATTCCTATTTTCAG GAGAACGGTTACCTGTTTGTCCACACCCCCATCCTGACCTCCAACGActgtgagggaggaggagaggtattCGCAGTTGAG CCTGCCTACAGTGAGGACACCTCATCGTCAGACAGTGAGGACACCTCATCATCTAACATGGAGGATGCAGGCAGGAGTGGGCAATCCTTTCCAAGCTCCAGTGATGAGGACAGCAAGAAGACGCACTTCTTCTCCCACCCTGCATTCCTCACTGTGTCTGGACAGCTGCACTTAGAGGCTGTTGCCAG TGTTTCCAGAGTGTATAACTTTGGTCCCACGTTCAGAGCTGAGAACTCGAGGGGTCGTCACCACCTGTCTGAATTCTATATGGTAGAGGCTGAAATcgcttttcttccttcactggaTCATCTCTTACAG ATCATGGAAGACATGGTGCGATCAACATGTCAAGGCTTGTTGGAGGGCAGCAGCTCAGAACTGGACTTTTACTTCCAGCGACAGGGAACACCACAACATAAG gAATCTCTTGAGAAGATGATACAGACATCGTTTGCCAG GCTGACCTACACAGAGGCAGTGGAGGAGTTGGGGAAGAACAAACACAGGTTTCAGCACAAGGTTCAG TGGGGGGATGATCTGAAGAAGGAGCATGAAAAGTTCCTGACGCAGCAGATGGGTGACGTGCCTGTCTTCATCACTGACTTTCCCGCCGCACTCAAACCCTTCTACGCCAAGGCCAACCCCGATGGACAGACA GTGGGGGCGGTTGACCTGCTGGTGCCAGGGGTGGGAGAGCTGATTGGCGGGAGTCTGAGGGAGGACAACTCTGAGCGACTGGCGGCTCGCCTGCAGCCACTGGGGATGGGGGAGCAGTACAGATG GTACACGGAGCTGCGTCAGTTTGGGTCCAGCCCCCACGGTGGGTTCGGCCTGGGCTTTGAGCGCTACCTGCAGTTTGTCCTGGGCACACCCAACATCAAAGACACCATCCCCTTCCCTCGCTGGTCCAGACACTGCCAGCTGTGA
- the LOC143298531 gene encoding asparaginyl-tRNA synthetase-like isoform X1, translating to MAAPVGRLLCVSMCRSGAVHGRLQLHRRYSKQANLNISSLLKDKKMCGSTISVTVGLFLSLSHPPTVGWVKSVRQQKNNVFLHISDGSGPQPLQVITSPDSLPGEVTFASCVEVNGELKESPAKGQTVELVADSIVVHGPCDTEKFPFGARHKHSADYCRGFLHLRPKTDSFASLLRLRSAAATAFHSYFQENGYLFVHTPILTSNDCEGGGEVFAVEPAYSEDTSSSDSEDTSSSNMEDAGRSGQSFPSSSDEDSKKTHFFSHPAFLTVSGQLHLEAVASSVSRVYNFGPTFRAENSRGRHHLSEFYMVEAEIAFLPSLDHLLQIMEDMVRSTCQGLLEGSSSELDFYFQRQGTPQHKESLEKMIQTSFARLTYTEAVEELGKNKHRFQHKVQWGDDLKKEHEKFLTQQMGDVPVFITDFPAALKPFYAKANPDGQTVGAVDLLVPGVGELIGGSLREDNSERLAARLQPLGMGEQYRWYTELRQFGSSPHGGFGLGFERYLQFVLGTPNIKDTIPFPRWSRHCQL from the exons ATGGCTGCGCCCGTGGGAAGGTtattgtgtgtcagtatgtgtcggTCCGGTGCTGTACATGGAAGGCTACAGCTTCACAGACGGTACAGCAAGCAGGCTAACTTGAACATTTCGTCACTACTGAAAGACAAGAAAATGTGTGGATCAACCATATCTGTCACCgtgggtctctttctctctctgtcacaccctcccacagtg GGCTGGGTGAAAAGTGTTCGTCAGCAGAAGAACAACGTCTTCCTGCACATCAGTGATGGCAGTGGTCCTCAGCCTCTTCAGGTCATCACCTCACCAGACAGTCT TCCTGGAGAGGTGACGTTTGCCAGCTGTGTTGAAGTGAACGGTGAGCTGAAGGAGAGTCCAGCCAAGGGGCAGACAGTGGAACTGGTGGCTGACTCCATTGTTGTTCATGGACCCTGTGACACAGAG AAGTTCCCGTTTGGAGCCCGACACAAACATTCTGCGGATTACTGTCGTGGTTTCCTTCACCTCCGCCCCAAGACAGATTCCTTTGCCTCCCTGTTGAGGCTTCGCAGTGCTGCTGCCACTGCCTTTCATTCCTATTTTCAG GAGAACGGTTACCTGTTTGTCCACACCCCCATCCTGACCTCCAACGActgtgagggaggaggagaggtattCGCAGTTGAG CCTGCCTACAGTGAGGACACCTCATCGTCAGACAGTGAGGACACCTCATCATCTAACATGGAGGATGCAGGCAGGAGTGGGCAATCCTTTCCAAGCTCCAGTGATGAGGACAGCAAGAAGACGCACTTCTTCTCCCACCCTGCATTCCTCACTGTGTCTGGACAGCTGCACTTAGAGGCTGTTGCCAG CAGTGTTTCCAGAGTGTATAACTTTGGTCCCACGTTCAGAGCTGAGAACTCGAGGGGTCGTCACCACCTGTCTGAATTCTATATGGTAGAGGCTGAAATcgcttttcttccttcactggaTCATCTCTTACAG ATCATGGAAGACATGGTGCGATCAACATGTCAAGGCTTGTTGGAGGGCAGCAGCTCAGAACTGGACTTTTACTTCCAGCGACAGGGAACACCACAACATAAG gAATCTCTTGAGAAGATGATACAGACATCGTTTGCCAG GCTGACCTACACAGAGGCAGTGGAGGAGTTGGGGAAGAACAAACACAGGTTTCAGCACAAGGTTCAG TGGGGGGATGATCTGAAGAAGGAGCATGAAAAGTTCCTGACGCAGCAGATGGGTGACGTGCCTGTCTTCATCACTGACTTTCCCGCCGCACTCAAACCCTTCTACGCCAAGGCCAACCCCGATGGACAGACA GTGGGGGCGGTTGACCTGCTGGTGCCAGGGGTGGGAGAGCTGATTGGCGGGAGTCTGAGGGAGGACAACTCTGAGCGACTGGCGGCTCGCCTGCAGCCACTGGGGATGGGGGAGCAGTACAGATG GTACACGGAGCTGCGTCAGTTTGGGTCCAGCCCCCACGGTGGGTTCGGCCTGGGCTTTGAGCGCTACCTGCAGTTTGTCCTGGGCACACCCAACATCAAAGACACCATCCCCTTCCCTCGCTGGTCCAGACACTGCCAGCTGTGA
- the LOC143298531 gene encoding asparaginyl-tRNA synthetase-like isoform X3, with protein MAAPVGRLLCVSMCRSGAVHGRLQLHRRYSKQANLNISSLLKDKKMCGSTISVTGWVKSVRQQKNNVFLHISDGSGPQPLQVITSPDSLPGEVTFASCVEVNGELKESPAKGQTVELVADSIVVHGPCDTEKFPFGARHKHSADYCRGFLHLRPKTDSFASLLRLRSAAATAFHSYFQENGYLFVHTPILTSNDCEGGGEVFAVEPAYSEDTSSSDSEDTSSSNMEDAGRSGQSFPSSSDEDSKKTHFFSHPAFLTVSGQLHLEAVASSVSRVYNFGPTFRAENSRGRHHLSEFYMVEAEIAFLPSLDHLLQIMEDMVRSTCQGLLEGSSSELDFYFQRQGTPQHKESLEKMIQTSFARLTYTEAVEELGKNKHRFQHKVQWGDDLKKEHEKFLTQQMGDVPVFITDFPAALKPFYAKANPDGQTVGAVDLLVPGVGELIGGSLREDNSERLAARLQPLGMGEQYRWYTELRQFGSSPHGGFGLGFERYLQFVLGTPNIKDTIPFPRWSRHCQL; from the exons ATGGCTGCGCCCGTGGGAAGGTtattgtgtgtcagtatgtgtcggTCCGGTGCTGTACATGGAAGGCTACAGCTTCACAGACGGTACAGCAAGCAGGCTAACTTGAACATTTCGTCACTACTGAAAGACAAGAAAATGTGTGGATCAACCATATCTGTCACC GGCTGGGTGAAAAGTGTTCGTCAGCAGAAGAACAACGTCTTCCTGCACATCAGTGATGGCAGTGGTCCTCAGCCTCTTCAGGTCATCACCTCACCAGACAGTCT TCCTGGAGAGGTGACGTTTGCCAGCTGTGTTGAAGTGAACGGTGAGCTGAAGGAGAGTCCAGCCAAGGGGCAGACAGTGGAACTGGTGGCTGACTCCATTGTTGTTCATGGACCCTGTGACACAGAG AAGTTCCCGTTTGGAGCCCGACACAAACATTCTGCGGATTACTGTCGTGGTTTCCTTCACCTCCGCCCCAAGACAGATTCCTTTGCCTCCCTGTTGAGGCTTCGCAGTGCTGCTGCCACTGCCTTTCATTCCTATTTTCAG GAGAACGGTTACCTGTTTGTCCACACCCCCATCCTGACCTCCAACGActgtgagggaggaggagaggtattCGCAGTTGAG CCTGCCTACAGTGAGGACACCTCATCGTCAGACAGTGAGGACACCTCATCATCTAACATGGAGGATGCAGGCAGGAGTGGGCAATCCTTTCCAAGCTCCAGTGATGAGGACAGCAAGAAGACGCACTTCTTCTCCCACCCTGCATTCCTCACTGTGTCTGGACAGCTGCACTTAGAGGCTGTTGCCAG CAGTGTTTCCAGAGTGTATAACTTTGGTCCCACGTTCAGAGCTGAGAACTCGAGGGGTCGTCACCACCTGTCTGAATTCTATATGGTAGAGGCTGAAATcgcttttcttccttcactggaTCATCTCTTACAG ATCATGGAAGACATGGTGCGATCAACATGTCAAGGCTTGTTGGAGGGCAGCAGCTCAGAACTGGACTTTTACTTCCAGCGACAGGGAACACCACAACATAAG gAATCTCTTGAGAAGATGATACAGACATCGTTTGCCAG GCTGACCTACACAGAGGCAGTGGAGGAGTTGGGGAAGAACAAACACAGGTTTCAGCACAAGGTTCAG TGGGGGGATGATCTGAAGAAGGAGCATGAAAAGTTCCTGACGCAGCAGATGGGTGACGTGCCTGTCTTCATCACTGACTTTCCCGCCGCACTCAAACCCTTCTACGCCAAGGCCAACCCCGATGGACAGACA GTGGGGGCGGTTGACCTGCTGGTGCCAGGGGTGGGAGAGCTGATTGGCGGGAGTCTGAGGGAGGACAACTCTGAGCGACTGGCGGCTCGCCTGCAGCCACTGGGGATGGGGGAGCAGTACAGATG GTACACGGAGCTGCGTCAGTTTGGGTCCAGCCCCCACGGTGGGTTCGGCCTGGGCTTTGAGCGCTACCTGCAGTTTGTCCTGGGCACACCCAACATCAAAGACACCATCCCCTTCCCTCGCTGGTCCAGACACTGCCAGCTGTGA